The following DNA comes from Miscanthus floridulus cultivar M001 chromosome 5, ASM1932011v1, whole genome shotgun sequence.
CCATGACCAGGCCCAAAGGAAGACGTCCATGGGCCATGTGGCGCCGCTGCAGATTTCTTTCTGGCACGTTCAGTTTCTGTAGTGCCTACCAAAGTCGTGGTCGTGGAGCCGGCCAGCTGCCAAGCCAAGCCAAGAAGAACGCCCCCAATCAAATGAAGAAACCAAATCATGATCCTTGCGAGTTGCGACCATTTCAAGGATACTTTTACACCTACTCGGATCATTTCAAGGATACTTTTACACCTACTCGGATAATATAAGGTCACGCAGATGCAGGCAGCCGTCAGCAGAAGATGCCCTCGGCTAGAGTGCAGCAGCGGCAGCAAATAAAAATCGTTATCCGGCGTTCACATGCGCCACCACCACCCAGCAATCCGCCAACCCGTGCCGTGATCCTTCCGATGCcgatccccacctccaatggcaGGCGCCATCCGCTTCACATGATCTCACTGTCACACGCTTCGAGCCGCTTAGCTGTGAGCCTGTGACCGTGAGCCCCTGCTTGGCTGCTTGCGAACCCGAAGCCTGCCCGTTCTCTGATCCCTTGCACAGTCGTGGTGCTCGTGCCTCTCGATCTGTCATCCTCTCGCTCGccttctcctcttcttggccttgtGTCGACTGCTGCTGAGCACAGACCACGGTCTCACATACTCGGATTCGGATGGCGACAATGGCAGGGCGTCTTGTTGCCCGGACGTCCACGTCCAAGCGCCAGCAGCTCAGCTTTGCTGTTCTCCTCCTCGTCCTCTTCCAGAGCTCGTGCTGGTGCTGCTACGCGGCGACGGTGGGTTACAGTTACAGCGAGCAGGAGGGCGACCGGGTGGCGTTGCTCCCCGGGCAGCCGAGGAGCCCTCCGGTGTCGCAGTTCGCCGGGTACGTCACCGTGAACGAGCACAACGGGAGGGCGCTCTTCTACTGGTTCTTTGAGGCTCAGACGTCGCCCGCGCACAAGCCTCTCCTGCTCTGGCTCAATGGAGGTTCTTGCTTGCCTTCagctagtttttcattttctttctttACTTTTTTAGTTTCTATGTTCAATTTTCCACGAGACAGGAATTCAGAGCATGCACAACGAATGACAGATCAATCGATGTATTCCTTGTGTCTAGTTCACTGTAAGTAGTTAGCTCATGCTCTGCAATGGTAGTAACCTGCAATGTGCAGGGGTCATTGATCAGGAATACTAGCAGTGCTCTGGACCTTGGCCTGTCCTACGAATGTTTTGTGCAAATTATCTTATTGTGCTTGCAGTTCTCTGCATTCTTCAGGAAAAGTTAATGTACAAACTATATTTCTGCATAACATGCAGGACCTGGTTGCTCATCAGTTGGATACGGAGCTGCTTCTGAGTTGGGGCCTCTCAGAGTCACTAAACACGGGGCAGGGCTTGAGTTCAACAATTTTGCGTGGAACAGAGGTGCCAGAACTAACTTTTTCTCTTTTGGCTGGCAAAAGAACACTGCAATATAACCAAGCAAAACTGATAAGTACCTTTTATTGCTCTTGCCAGAGGCCAACTTGCTCTCCCTGGAGTCACCTGTTGGGGTTGGCTTCTCCTACACCAACACATCCTCTGACCTCACCAAACTGGATGATGCTTTCGTAGGTACTTCCAGTATTCTTTAGGGAGTTTGTCTTTGCTTCGTCATTGTTTTCAAAATGTTTAAGATGTGTGCGTGTGgtatcattttttttttgttttgtagctGAAGATGCATACAGCTTCCTAGTAAATTGGCTCAAGAGGTTTCCGCAGTACAAGGGCCGCGAATTTTATATCTCCGGGGAGAGCTATGCAGGTAATTCATGACATTCCTTTATCCAACAAAAAAAGGTAATTCTTGACATGGGCTTACCATACCAAATACCAATAGTTGTTTTGTGATTGTCAACAAAGAACAATGTGGTGCATTATTTTTCACGTAAGAAAACATAGTTGCCCTCCGAACCATGGTCTCTAGTGTTAAGTTAAAACGTGGCAACCCTTGAAATTCTACATTCCAGTATTCCTACTGGTTAAAATCTGGAAACTGTTCTGATGCTGAAAGTTCGGCTATACGTGTCTTTTACAAGTCCAAATTTTGATCACTACTGATAAGGTCCAGGAAAGGAAGGCGTAAAATTAGCTTTATGTTCAAGCATATGAATCTCTTCCTACAGAATCTCTTCCAGTTTACAAAATGTTAATGGTGGGTAAAAGTGCACTGTGTACATTTAGCATTCTACTTTAGTGTGACATCTCATTTTCCAAATGTAAAAACTTCATTACCGCAGGTTTCAGATTCCGTGCCTTCTTTCTATAAAGACACAGGAATTTAAGGTTTCTTCATACCACGTCATTAGGCCTTTATAGATTGTATGGCATTACGGGAATGTCCACTGGCCATGGTATCTTTGATAGCGCACAAATTCGTGGAGCAAAACTATTCCTTTTCCTCTGCGCATCACTCAAAAAGAATTTTGAATGAATGCAGGTCACTATGTGCCACAACTTGCTGAACTTGTCTATGACAGGAacaaaggcaagaccaacacatacaTCAACCTTAAAGGTTTCATGGTGAGAATCTAAAGAAAGCATCCTTTGACTACCGAATCTAGCCTTCTCCTTCTATTTGACAATTAGCTGATAGTGACAAGGTAGCTAAGAAGTGAATAGCAATTTTATTTATGCTTTACATGTGAGAAACATTATCTATTTCTTGAAAATGTACTTGCATCtataaaaattaccaaaaaaggggcaCTGCCACTTCTCTGTAAGACTGTAACTATAATTGTGCTCCACTTTCATGAAACAGTTCAGAGAAATGTAAAGTTCTAGTAGGAAAAGTGTTCTGTGATGCTTACAAAATAATTTCAAAACGTTACATGTTGTAACATTTGGATTGTCCCATTGTAGGTCGGTAATCCACTAACTGACGATTACTACGACTCGAAGGGGCTGGCTGAATATGCTTGGAGCCACTCAGTAGTGTCAGATGAAGTTTACGATCGCATCAAGAAGGTCTGTGATTTCAGGATCTCAAACTGGACCGATGATTGTGATAAAGCCATGAACACTGTGTTCAGCCAGTACCAAGAGATTGACATTTACAACATCTACGCGCCCAGATGCAATCTTCCTCCGTCATCAGCTGCACTTGCTGTTGATCAAGAATTCGTAGCTAACGATCAGGTGAGCAACAGTTAGCTCAAAGTGTATGCTCTGTTCTGAACTCCTGACGCTTTTTCTTACATGGTAGGAACATTTCAGGAGAAGGATTAGGATGTTCTCGGGATATGACCCATGTTATTCTTCGTATGCTGAAAAGTACTTCAATAACGCAGATGTGCAGAGAGCATTCCATGCAAATGTCAGTGGAACTCGAAAATGGCAAGTTTGCAGGTGAATCACACTCAATTTGTTGTGACGAATGTCTTTACATAGTGCTTATATTTCATTGAAAACTGAACAAAGTAGTAATTAGGGAAACATTGGCATGGTTAAACTTTATAATTTATTAGGAAAAATTAGGCAGAGTTAGACATGAATGTGAATTTGACTTACTTTTATTTTCATGTACCATGCAGTGATTCAATTTTAAGGTCATACAATTTTTCGGTACTTTCCATCTTACCAATCTACTCTAAGCTTATCAAAGCAGGATTGAGGGTCTGGCTCTACAGGTATGAATATGATTCCTCTTAATCATTTCTCAGTCCTCCTATTGTTACAGAATATACCGTGTTCTTACTTATCCATGTACAGATATTTTACTCTTGGAAAACACTTGCTGAACCTTTCTGAAACATAATACTGTACTTGTGATCTCCGGTAGCTTAAGCCTTTAGAGTAGATTTTATCAGTGTTGGCGACTCAATGATAATTGAGTCTATCCTCCATGCAGTGGGGATGCAGATGGTAGGGTCCCAGTGATCGGATCGCGGTATTGTGTGGAAACCCTGAGCCTGCCTGTTAAGACACAGTGGCAACCTTGGTACCTGAACAAACAGGTCAGGAGTTGACTATTTTCCAACTGTTACCTTTGATACTATTGTCAGTTTTGTATTGTGGTACCACTAATGTGGAGGACATGTACAATATTGTAGGTCGCGGGAAGATTTGTGGAGTACCATGGCATGACAATGGTGACAATCAGAGGAGCTGGTCATTTGGTGCCCCTCAACAAACCTTCAGAAGGTCTCGCACTTATCAACACATTCCTTCAGGGCAAACAGCTTCCCACACACAGATAACAAGAGTGTTTAGGGTGGGTTATTTTTATTTCAAAAACAAAATCTCAAGGATTGAACAACTTATGTGCGCCACACACGGGCTAATTAGTAAGCATTTCATTTCCAGTTGCTGCATGACTTGGGTTGGTTACAAATAGAGCCATACTCAACTGGATACTGGTTACATCAATCTCAATACCGGTTATATCTTCTTACTTATTCAGCATATATCATTCTGGTAGCAGCCCTCAGTTATTTTTTGCCGGAAGTTGTGTGTCGGAAAGGAAGGATTTGATTAGCACAAGTGCCTCTTCTGGCTTATCTTGTGGAACTGTATGACCTGCTCCTCTGACAGTGGCCATGGTCAGCCCTTCATACTCAACATACCTTCCAGCAACCTGTAATGAGTTTCTTTAGCATCCTTTCAATACCATTGACCAATGCATGAACTCTGAAATGCAGTTTTCAGCTTAcatgaaaaatattaaatgaaTAAATGTGGAAAGTTTTGGGCTTGTAGTAGGGTGGCCGACCTGATTTTTTAGATACCATGGTTGCCACTGTGACTTGATAGGAAGCCCAAGTGCGTCTACCCAGTAGCGGGATCCAATAACCGGAACCCTGCCATCCACATCTCCGCTGTAAAAGAGTAACTATAATGAATTTAATTTGATCAATATCCAAACATGCAC
Coding sequences within:
- the LOC136449934 gene encoding serine carboxypeptidase-like 26 — encoded protein: MATMAGRLVARTSTSKRQQLSFAVLLLVLFQSSCWCCYAATVGYSYSEQEGDRVALLPGQPRSPPVSQFAGYVTVNEHNGRALFYWFFEAQTSPAHKPLLLWLNGGPGCSSVGYGAASELGPLRVTKHGAGLEFNNFAWNREANLLSLESPVGVGFSYTNTSSDLTKLDDAFVAEDAYSFLVNWLKRFPQYKGREFYISGESYAGHYVPQLAELVYDRNKGKTNTYINLKGFMVGNPLTDDYYDSKGLAEYAWSHSVVSDEVYDRIKKVCDFRISNWTDDCDKAMNTVFSQYQEIDIYNIYAPRCNLPPSSAALAVDQEFVANDQEHFRRRIRMFSGYDPCYSSYAEKYFNNADVQRAFHANVSGTRKWQVCSDSILRSYNFSVLSILPIYSKLIKAGLRVWLYSGDADGRVPVIGSRYCVETLSLPVKTQWQPWYLNKQVAGRFVEYHGMTMVTIRGAGHLVPLNKPSEGLALINTFLQGKQLPTHR